From a region of the uncultured Desulfatiglans sp. genome:
- a CDS encoding Malonyl-CoA decarboxylase (MCD) has protein sequence MQVALSGKDRVPVEPAAAFGRRARIGFPGQDGGDVQKGSGRPLAEGAGPGLHFDSAGSSFSGWIRGRRMVEPERQQKGTNGRNGSSAIVQQVLRAFDELEKEGRPLGAAFLTLRAGYHALGEPDRMRLFLEMLRRVEVSKASVAPLIEVLTQCDEGDPRWPGLLADLRRRVLSPRLRRFRKLAHIPGGLKFILDFRGDLLAAQREGGVELGALDADIVFLLEMWFQEGFLYLEEITLDSSYRQIELIKNNDMVHPMTRIEEMGRRLGKDRRCFALYHRLLPFEPVIFIEVALTSGLARSMEEVLAPAGEGSRIDTAIFYSINNTQNGLAGLGLGWMLIGKVVDYLRGENEHIRTFATLSPIPGFWKRYLRPVLEGRKTDARLTCREVAGFFSKKGAAMVRARSEGEAGGDEAFCRALARILGEEQWVRDEELRRSLEGPLKRATYFYLTEEKTGRGKPLNPVAAFHLGNGATVAPRHIHFLANPTPRGLQESCGVMVNYVYDSDWLGQIRRTFQWFDLMEVRGIFRRR, from the coding sequence TTGCAGGTCGCCCTCTCCGGAAAGGACCGGGTGCCGGTGGAACCTGCCGCTGCTTTTGGGCGGCGGGCACGGATCGGTTTTCCGGGGCAGGACGGCGGTGATGTGCAGAAGGGGAGCGGTCGGCCTTTGGCCGAAGGGGCCGGACCGGGTTTGCACTTCGACAGTGCGGGATCGTCATTTTCCGGATGGATACGGGGCAGACGGATGGTTGAACCCGAACGGCAGCAAAAAGGCACGAATGGAAGGAATGGCTCGTCGGCCATAGTGCAGCAGGTTCTCAGGGCCTTCGACGAACTCGAGAAGGAGGGCAGGCCGCTGGGCGCCGCTTTCCTGACGCTTCGTGCGGGTTACCATGCCTTGGGAGAGCCTGATCGGATGCGCCTCTTTCTGGAGATGCTCAGGCGGGTCGAGGTTTCCAAGGCTTCCGTCGCGCCTCTGATCGAGGTTCTTACCCAGTGCGACGAGGGCGATCCCCGCTGGCCGGGTCTGCTCGCCGACCTGCGCAGGCGCGTACTTTCTCCGCGATTGAGGCGTTTTCGAAAACTAGCCCACATCCCGGGAGGGCTCAAATTCATCCTGGATTTCAGGGGCGACCTCCTCGCGGCGCAGCGGGAGGGGGGCGTGGAGTTGGGGGCGTTGGACGCCGACATCGTCTTTCTGCTGGAGATGTGGTTTCAGGAGGGATTCCTGTACCTCGAGGAGATCACCCTCGATTCATCCTACCGGCAGATCGAACTAATCAAGAACAACGACATGGTGCACCCGATGACGCGGATCGAGGAGATGGGGCGGCGTCTCGGGAAGGACCGGCGCTGTTTCGCCCTCTATCATCGACTGCTGCCGTTCGAACCGGTGATCTTCATCGAGGTGGCCCTCACTTCGGGGCTTGCCCGCAGCATGGAGGAGGTCCTCGCGCCGGCTGGGGAGGGCTCGAGGATCGATACGGCGATCTTCTATTCCATCAACAACACCCAGAACGGTTTGGCGGGGCTTGGCCTCGGGTGGATGTTGATCGGCAAGGTCGTGGACTACCTGCGCGGTGAAAACGAACATATCCGGACCTTCGCCACGTTGAGCCCTATCCCCGGCTTCTGGAAACGCTATCTGCGGCCTGTCCTGGAGGGCCGGAAAACGGATGCGCGACTGACTTGCAGAGAGGTTGCGGGGTTCTTTTCCAAGAAAGGGGCGGCAATGGTCAGGGCGCGTTCGGAAGGCGAAGCCGGAGGGGACGAGGCCTTCTGCAGGGCCCTTGCCCGCATCCTTGGCGAGGAGCAGTGGGTCCGGGACGAGGAGTTGAGGCGAAGCCTCGAAGGGCCGCTGAAGCGCGCCACCTATTTCTATTTGACAGAAGAGAAGACCGGCCGCGGCAAACCGCTCAACCCCGTAGCCGCCTTTCATCTGGGCAACGGCGCGACCGTGGCCCCGCGCCATATACACTTCCTGGCCAACCCGACCCCGAGGGGGCTGCAGGAGTCTTGCGGGGTGATGGTCAACTACGTTTACGACTCGGATTGGCTCGGACAGATTCGGCGGACATTTCAATGGTTTGATCTCATGGAAGTGCGGGGGATCTTCCGGCGGCGCTGA
- the nadE gene encoding Glutamine-dependent NAD(+) synthetase encodes MNPSFFSPYTHGFIRAAVCVPFVRVADPAYNLERTLALAQRASDARAALALFPEMGLSAYSNDDLFHQDALLEATRSALEQLVEASRTLAPVLLVGAPLRCEGRLFNCAVVVYRGEVLGIVPKSFLPNYREYYEKRQFAAARQAFSHEVIFAGRRVPFGNDLIFEARNVAGFNLHVEVCEDAWAPIPPSTWAAMGGATILANLSASNITVGKAEHRRLLCAFQSAKCIAAYLYSAAGPGESTNDVAWDGYALIYENNDLLAESQRFAQEEQVILADIDLERLLQERMRTTSFGDAVGDHTERLRALRRVPFTFAVPEGESALLREVLRFPYVPSDPRVLNERCFEVYNIQIHSLMKRLTAAGIERVVIGVSGGLDSTQTVIVAAKTMDRLGLPRANILGYTMPGFATSTRTLENARRLMSALGVTAHEIDIRPSCMQMFKDIGHPFAQGKPVYDVTFENVQAGERTSHLFRLANLRRAIVLGTGDISELALGWTTYGVGDQMSHYNVNVSVPKTLIQHLIRWVIHTRQFDESAGAVLQEILETEISPELVPGGGLSDQPAQKTEAQIGPYELQDFNLYYITRFGFRPSKVAFLARHAWRDPEKGPWPPFIPADKRHAYDLAAIRKWLEVFLYRFFKISQFKRTAIPNGPKVGSGGSLSPRSDWRAPSDSEAEVWLEELRRNVPE; translated from the coding sequence ATGAACCCTTCCTTTTTTTCCCCCTATACGCATGGTTTCATTCGAGCCGCGGTCTGCGTGCCCTTTGTGCGCGTGGCGGACCCCGCCTACAACCTGGAGCGGACCCTGGCCCTCGCCCAGCGGGCCTCGGATGCCCGCGCGGCCTTGGCCCTTTTCCCCGAGATGGGTCTTTCCGCCTACTCGAACGACGACCTTTTCCATCAGGACGCGCTGCTCGAAGCGACGCGCTCCGCCCTCGAGCAACTGGTGGAGGCAAGCCGCACCCTCGCGCCGGTGCTGCTCGTCGGGGCCCCGCTCCGCTGCGAGGGGCGCCTGTTTAACTGCGCCGTCGTCGTCTACCGGGGGGAGGTTCTCGGCATCGTCCCCAAAAGCTTCCTTCCCAACTACCGCGAATACTACGAGAAGAGGCAGTTTGCCGCCGCCCGCCAGGCGTTTTCCCACGAGGTGATATTCGCCGGCCGACGCGTCCCCTTCGGAAACGATCTGATCTTCGAGGCCCGCAACGTGGCCGGTTTCAATCTGCACGTCGAGGTCTGCGAGGACGCCTGGGCCCCCATCCCCCCGAGCACCTGGGCCGCGATGGGCGGTGCGACCATCCTCGCAAACCTCTCGGCAAGCAATATCACCGTCGGAAAGGCCGAACACCGCCGCCTTCTCTGCGCATTCCAATCCGCCAAATGCATCGCGGCCTATCTCTATTCGGCGGCGGGCCCGGGCGAGTCCACCAACGATGTCGCCTGGGACGGCTATGCCCTGATTTATGAAAACAACGATCTCCTCGCCGAGTCGCAGCGTTTCGCCCAAGAGGAGCAGGTGATCCTGGCCGATATCGACCTCGAACGCCTCCTCCAGGAACGGATGCGCACGACAAGTTTCGGCGACGCCGTCGGCGATCACACGGAGCGGCTGCGTGCGCTGCGTCGTGTGCCGTTCACCTTCGCGGTCCCCGAGGGAGAAAGCGCCCTTTTGCGGGAGGTCCTCCGCTTTCCCTACGTGCCGAGCGACCCCCGTGTCCTGAACGAGCGCTGCTTCGAGGTTTACAACATCCAGATCCACAGCCTCATGAAGCGTCTGACCGCCGCCGGCATCGAACGGGTGGTCATCGGTGTCTCCGGCGGCCTCGATTCCACCCAGACCGTGATCGTGGCGGCCAAGACCATGGACCGCCTCGGCCTGCCGCGCGCCAACATCCTCGGATACACCATGCCGGGATTCGCCACGAGCACCAGGACGCTCGAAAACGCCCGCCGCCTCATGTCCGCCCTCGGGGTCACGGCCCACGAAATCGACATCCGGCCCTCCTGCATGCAGATGTTCAAGGACATCGGGCACCCCTTCGCCCAGGGAAAGCCCGTCTACGATGTGACCTTCGAAAACGTGCAGGCCGGTGAAAGGACCTCACACCTGTTCCGCCTGGCGAACCTCCGCAGGGCGATCGTTCTGGGGACCGGGGATATCAGCGAACTGGCCCTCGGCTGGACCACGTACGGCGTCGGGGATCAGATGTCGCACTACAACGTCAATGTCTCGGTGCCGAAGACCCTGATCCAGCACCTGATCCGCTGGGTCATCCACACCCGGCAGTTCGACGAGTCGGCCGGCGCCGTCCTCCAGGAGATCCTGGAGACCGAAATCTCCCCCGAACTCGTGCCCGGCGGCGGCCTGTCGGACCAGCCCGCGCAAAAGACCGAGGCACAGATCGGCCCCTACGAACTTCAGGACTTCAACCTTTACTACATCACCCGTTTCGGGTTCCGCCCAAGCAAGGTGGCCTTTCTCGCCCGCCATGCGTGGAGGGACCCGGAAAAGGGTCCCTGGCCCCCCTTCATCCCGGCGGACAAGCGCCACGCCTACGATCTGGCCGCCATCCGCAAATGGCTGGAGGTCTTCCTCTACCGGTTTTTCAAGATCAGCCAGTTCAAGCGCACCGCCATCCCGAACGGGCCCAAGGTCGGATCCGGCGGATCCCTGTCTCCCCGCAGCGACTGGAGGGCGCCGAGCGATTCCGAGGCGGAGGTGTGGCTGGAAGAGCTGAGGCGAAACGTGCCGGAATAG
- a CDS encoding hypothetical protein (Evidence 5 : Unknown function), producing the protein MPGAPSRCLEEVESARRSLGLLKVLGRLLASISEGCGLDRRLLRAETADSPPASNRNRVSAPQPHSGAP; encoded by the coding sequence ATGCCGGGCGCGCCGAGCCGGTGCCTCGAGGAGGTCGAATCAGCCCGGCGGAGCCTTGGGTTGCTGAAGGTCCTCGGCAGGCTCCTGGCAAGCATTTCCGAGGGGTGTGGACTGGACAGGCGCCTGCTTCGGGCCGAAACCGCAGACAGCCCACCAGCTTCGAATCGAAACCGGGTTTCAGCACCTCAACCTCACTCAGGAGCCCCATGA